The DNA window GTTTTCTTGGTAGTATACTTTAAAAATCATTGTTTGCTCTCCTTTTTCCACGCTCAAATAGATGCACTTCCTTTATATTATCATGACATTAGACTAAAATAAAGAATAGCCCTCCTTATTTATAAAGAAGGGCTAAAACGTTTATGCGATTTTCTTTTTATTCATGATGCCATTGAGCTGTCTGAGAAGTTTTCTTTTCAACCGTTTCAGCATGGCTAACCACTCCTTAACGCGATTATACTGCGTTTTCTGACAATTGTAAAGAAGCTGAACCTGTGTATTCAACCCTAATTATATTAAGAATGGAGATTCTAAAATGCCGAAATTATTATTGCTAGATATCGATGGAACTTTGTTGGATTCACACAAAAAACTACCGGCTTCTGCAAAAGAAGCACTGCAACAAGCACGATTGAATGGACATGACTTAGCCATTGCCACTGGACGCGGACCATTTATGATTACTTCTATTCTAGAAGAACTAAAAATCGATACGTACATTACGTTCAACGGACAGTACATCTCACATAACAACAAAGTGGTTCATAAGCAAGCAATCGAAGCTAAAATGCTAAATGAAATTCTTGCGTATGCAGAGCAACGCAATCATCCCATTGTCTTTATGAACGAAGAGAAAATGGTATCTTCTATCGATTTCCATCCGGATATTGAAGAAAGTATACAGACGCTGAAAATACCGCATCCTGAAACAGAGAAAGATTTTCATTTGAATCACGAAGTCTACCAAGCACTGGTGTTCTGTGAAAAAGAAGAAGAACAGCAATACCACGATGCATTTAAAGAAGTAGACTTTGTCCGCTGGCACCGCGTCTCTTGTGATATTTCACCAAAAGGTGGTACTAAGGCAAGCGGAATTAAAAAGTTGATCCGCGCAACAGGTCACTCTATTGAAGACACAATCGCATTTGGTGATGGTTTGAACGATTTAGACATGATGGATGTCGCCGGATATAGTGTCGCAATGGCAAATGGTCACGAAGAAACCAAAAAACGCGCATCCTATGTAACGGAACACGTAGACAACGACGGTCTAGCAAAAGCGTTCAAGCATTTAAAATTAATTTGACAAAGAAAAGCGAAAGCGCCTGTTCGAGCTAGGTGCTTGAGCATATAGAATAAAAAAGAGACGCGGCTTATTCAGCCGCGTCTCTTCCGATTACAATCGCATTTTCAATTTCAGCGAAAGGATTTGTTGGATTGATGTGATCGAAGAACATGACTCCATTCAAATGATCAAGTTCATGCTGGAATGCAATAGCAGGTAACCCTGTCAAACGAATTTTGAATTCTTCACCATCTGGATTAAAAGCTTTAACGGTAATTCGCGCATATCTTGGAACATATCCAGGAACTGCACGATCAACGGACAAACAACCTTCTCCAGCAGCTAAATAAGCTTTTTCTATAGAGTGACTGACTATTTTAGGATTAATGGCAACGAGACTAAGATCTTCTCCTGTACTCTCGTCAAAATGCAAAGCGAACATTCGTTTTGCTTCATTTATTTGAGGGGCTGCAATACCAACACCGGGACGCAAATCATATTTTTCAGCCAGTTCATCGTCTTGGCTGTCAACTACATATTCCATAAGGTCTTTACTCAATTGACGATCTTCCTGAGACAGTGGAAATTTCACTTCTTCAGAACGTTTTCTGAGTGTAGGATGACCTTCGCGTATTATATCTTTCATTCGTATCAACTGATTTCATCCTTTCAAATGTCTTGCTATGTATTTTATTATAACGCAATTTTTCTATTTTGAAAAAAGAAAAAGCTGCAAAGCGTAGTTGTATTTTCCGTATGTGCATACTATAGTTAATTCATGGGAATTAAGGAGTGAACTAGATGAAAAAAACAGCCGTAGCGTTAAGTTTTTTCGTAATTTTTTTGTTAACTGCTTGTTCAGGTTCAGGAATTCGCGGAGATTTAGATCAAGTACTTAACGATACTTTCGATGCGGAAGAGGAGTACCGTGCAGTGCAAGACGATTTGGAAAAGCGGGAGAAAACAGAACAACAATTGTTTGAAGAAATTATGGCATTGACACAAGAAGAGCAAGACCAAGTAGCTAAACAAGCACAAACTGCGCTTGATTCGGCAGACGAACGTCTAGAGTTCTTAAAAACTGAAAAAGAATCAATGCAGTCTGCAGAAGAAAATTTCACTGACATTGATAAAGTGATCAAAGCTGCCGAAGAAGTAGCTGTAAAAGCAGACGTGGAAGCGCTGAAGGCAAAAATGAAAGAACGCTTCACAGCTCATTCGGAGTTTACGAAAGCTTATGAAAAGTTGATAGAAAGACAAAAAGAATTGTATGAGATGTTGAAGAAGGAAGAAACTACGTTGCAACTGCTTCAAGAAAAAGCTGCGGAAGTAAATGAACAAAACGAACAAGTTCAACTGGCTGTTACAGCATTTAACGAAGTAACCAAACAGGTCAATGAATTAAAAGATGCCACAATGAAAAAAATAGATGAAAGTGAGGAATAAGCGGCCTTTATGGTCGCTTTTTCTGTCCTATAAAAGATGTGTAAAAACGACTCTGTATTATAATACAGGGCATTAAACGAACTGATACAGTTCAAGAAAACAAAATTGTCATGCAATTATTATTACTTAAAAATGTCAGGTTCTCTATGATTGACCCACGTTTTGTCGTAACGTATACTAAGTAGGAATGCGAAATTGTATCATAACTTGTATGTAATTATTTTAATACAGATAAAAAGGAGAGTTGCTTTTATGGCTGCGAAAAAATCACAGCAGTTCGATCCAGTAGAGACGCTGAATGCAATCGAAGAAAAGTTTGAAATGGTTCAGATTTTAAATGAAGAAGGCGAAATCGTTAACAAAGAGGCTGACCCGAAACTTTCGGACGAAGACCTACAGGAATTGATGAGCCGGATGGTATATACACGAATTCTTGATCAGCGTTCAATTTCTTTGAACCGTCAAGGACGTCTTGGATTTTATGCTCCGACAGCAGGACAAGAAGCTTCACAACTAGCTTCTCATTTTGCCTTGTCAAAAGAAGATTTCATTTTGCCAGGTTACCGTGACGTTCCACAATTGATTTGGCATGGATGGCCACTTCATCAGGCATTCTTGTTTTCACGTGGACATTTCATGGGGAACCAAATGGCTGAAGGTTTGAATATCTTGCCTCCGCAAATCATCATTGGTGCTCAATTTATTCAAGCTACTGGTGTTGCTCTAGGTATGCAAAAACGTAAAAAAGAAGCTGTTGCAGTTACTTACACAGGTGATGGCGGTTCTTCTCAGGGAGATTTCTACGAAGGAATCAACTTTGCAGGCGCGTTCCGCGCACCGGCTATTTTCATTGTGCAAAATAACCAGTATGCGATTTCGACTCCTCGCGAACTTCAAACTTCAGCGAAAACGATTGCTCAAAAAGCAGTTGCAGCTGGAATTCCTGGTGTTCTTGTAGATGGTATGGATCCACTTGCAGTATATGCTGTAACGCGTGATGCTCGTGAACGCGCAGTTAAAGGCGATGGACCAACATTAATCGAAACACTTTGCTACCGTTATGGACCACATACGATGGCGGGCGATGACCCTACACGTTACCGTACATCAGACATTGATAGCGAATGGGAAAAGAAAGACCCTCTTATTCGTTTCCGTAAATATTTGGAAGCAAAAGGCATTTGGGATGAAGCAAAAGAAAATGAAGTAATCGATAAAGCTAAAGAAGAAATTAAAGCAGCAATCAAAAAAGCTGACGGTGCTCCAAAACAGAAAGTATCAGATCTTTTAGAGCTTATGTATGAAGACGTGCCGTTTAATGTTCAGGAACAGTTGGATATTTATAAAGCAAAGGAGTCGAAGTAAGCCATGGCACAATTAACAATGATCCAAGCAATTACCGACGCTCTGAAAACAGAGATGAAGAATGATGAAAACGTTCTTGTTTTCGGTGAAGATGTAGGAAATAACGGCGGTGTATTCCGCGCGACTGAAGGTCTACAAAAAGAATTCGGCGAAGACCGTGTTTTTGATACTCCTTTAGCTGAATCAGGTATTGGCGGTTTGGCTATTGGTTTAGCTTTGCAAGGATATCGTCCAGTTCCAGAAATTCAGTTTTTTGGATTTGTTTTTGAAGTAATGGATTCAATTAGCGGGCAAATGGCACGTATGCGTTTCCGCAGTGGTGGAAGCTTAACTTCTCCTGTAACAATCCGCTCACCATTTGGTGGCGGTGTCCACACACCTGAAATGCATGCTGATTCATTAGAAGGATTGATGGCAGCTCAACCAGGTCTGAAAGTGGTTATTCCGTCTACACCTTATGATGCTAAAGGATTGTTGATTTCAGCAATTCGTGATAACGATCCTGTTATTTTCTTAGAGCACATGAAACTATACCGTTCATTCCGTCAAGAAGTACCTGAAGAAGAATACACAATTCCTTTAGGTAAAGCTGATGTGAAACGTGAAGGGAAAGACTTAACGATTATCGCTTATGGTGCAATGGTACAAGAAAGTATCAAAGCTGCAGAAGAACTGGAAAAAGAAAATTATTCGGTTGAAGTGGTCGATCTTCGTACGATCCAACCGCTTGATATTGAAACAATCATCGCATCAGTTGAAAAAACAGGTCGTGCTATGGTCGTTCAAGAAGCTCAAAAACAAGCTGGAATTGCAGCGAGTGTTGTAGCTGAAATTACAGACCGTGCCATTCTTACTTTAGAAGCACCTGTTCTTCGTGTAACAGCACCAGATTCAATATTCCCATTCTCACAAGCGGAAGAAGTTTGGTTGCCAAATGCGAAGGATATTATCGAAACAGCGAAGAAAGTTTTAACTTTTTAAATTAGACAGAACCGAAAGGGTGATATACATGGCTTTTGAATTTCGTTTGCCGGATATCGGAGAAGGTATCCATGAAGGTGAAATCGTAAAATGGTTCGTAAAAGCGGGGGACACAATCGAAGAAGACGATATTCTTGTCGAAGTACAAAATGACAAGGCCGTTGTCGAAATTCCTTCACCCGTTTCAGGAACAGTTGAAGAAGTATTGGTGGCAGAAGGAACGGTTGCAGTAGTAGGCGATATTTTAGTTCGCATCGATGCACCGGACGCTGAAGAAATGAGTTTTAAAGGGAGTCACGGTGACAAAAAAGAAGTCGCTCCTGAAGTAAAAGAAGAAACAGAAGAACAAGTCCAAGCCGGTACAGCTGAATCTGGTGGAGATGTGGATAAAGCATCTGCTAAAGAAGAAGAACCGAAAAAACAAACAGGTGCTGGATCTCAACCACAGGCTGACTCAACAGAGGAGTCTGATCCGACTGCACGCGTAATTTCAATGCCGTCTGTTCGTAAATTTGCACGCGACAACGATGTCGATATTAAGCAAGTAACAGGATCTGGTAATAATGGACGAGTGTTAAAAGAAGACGTGGAAGCGTTTAAGAACGGCGATCAAAAAGCAGCAACACCTGCAGTTTCTGAAGAAGTATCACAAGAAGTAACAGAAGAAAGCACTGATAAAGCAGCAGCTCCGAAAGCGGCAGTAGCTCCTGAAGGTGAATTCCCTGAAACGCGTGAGAAAATGTCAGGAATTCGTAAAGCAATCGCTAAAGCGATGGTTCATTCAAAACACACTGCTCCGCACGTAACCTTAATGGACGAAGTAGATGTGACAGAACTTGTAGCACATCGCAAAAAGTTCAAAGACATTGCAGCAGAAAAAGAAATCAAGTTAACGTATTTACCATATGTAGTAAAAGCGTTAGTCAGCACATTGCGTGAATTCCCAGCTTTAAACACATCGTTTGATGATGAAACAAGCGAAGTGATTCAGAAGCATTATTTCAATATCGGAATTGCTGCAGATACAGAAAAAGGGTTAATGGTTCCGGTTATTAAAAATGCAGACCGTAAATCAGTATTCGCTATTTCTGATGAAATCAATGGCTTAGCTACAAAAGCGCGTGATGGTAAATTATCAGCTGCTGAAATGAAAGGTGCATCATGCTCAATCACGAATATCGGTTCTGCTGGTGGACAATGGTTTACACCTGTTATTAATCATCCGGAAGTAGCGATTCTTGGAATTGGCCGAATCGCAGAGAAACCTGTAATTAAAAATGGTGAAATTGTAGCGGCACCTGTGTTAGCATTGTCATTGAGCTTTGATCATAGAATGATCGATGGTGCAACAGCACAGCACGCATTAAATCATATTAAACGTTTATTAAGTGAACCTGAATTACTATTAATGGAGGCGTAAAAATTATGGTAGTAGGAGATTTCCCAATCGAAACAGACACGCTCGTAATTGGCTCAGGCCCTGGCGGTTATGTTGCAGCAATCCGGGCAGCGCAAACTGGCCAAAAAGTAACAATCGTAGAGAAAGAATATATTGGTGGCGTTTGCTTGAACGTCGGCTGTATCCCTTCAAAAGCAATGATTTCTGTTGGGCACCGTTTTGAGGAAGCTCAGCATTCAGAAGACATGGGAATTATCGCAAAGGAAGTTTCACTTAACTTTGAAAAAGCGCAAGCGTTTAAAGATGGCGTCGTTAAGAAATTGACTGGCGGCGTTGAGTCTCTTCTGAAAGGCAATAAAGTTGAAATTTTACGCGGTGAAGCTTATTTTGTTGATGAAAACACTGTCCGCATTATGGATGACAATTCAGCACAAACGTATAAATTTAAAAATGCTATTATCGCAACTGGATCTCGTCCAGTCGAAATCCCGACTTTCAAATTTACAAAACGCGTAATTAATTCAACTGGCGCTTTGGCACTTACTGAGCTTCCGAAAAAACTTATCGTTATTGGCGGCGGATATATCGGTACAGAGCTTGGTACTGCATTTGCAAACATGGGTTCTGAAGTAACGATCCTTGAAGGCACACCGGATATCCTTGCTGGGTTTGAAAAACAAATGACAGCAATCGTCAAAAAAGGATTGAAGAAAAAAGGCGTTGAAGTTATCACTAAAGCATCTGCTAAAGGTGTAAAAGAAACTGATTCTGGCGTTACGGTATCGTATGAAGCGGGCGGAGAAGAAAAAACGCTTGAAGCAGATTATGTTCTTGTAACTGTTGGCCGTCGTCCAAATACAGACGAAATGGGTCTTGAAGAATTGAACTTGAATATGTCTGACCGTGGCTTGATCGAAGTCGACAAACAATGTCGTACAAACATCTCCAACATTTATGCAATCGGTGATGTAGTAGCTGGCCTTCAGTTAGCGCACAAAGCTTCATACGAAGGTAAAGTAGCCGCAGAAGCAATTGCAGGAGAAAAGTCTGAAGTTGATTACATGGCTATTCCAGCGGTCTGCTTTACAGATCCGGAACTTGCAAGCGTTGGTTTGTCTGAAGAACAGGCAAAAGAAGAAGGATTCGAAGCTGCGGCTGCGAAATTCCCATTCGCTGCAAACGGCCGTGCTCTTTCATTAAACGCAACTGAAGGATTCGTGAAGCTGGTTTCGCGTAAATCTGACGGTTTGCTGTTAGGTGCACAAATTGTTGGAGCTGGCGCATCAGACATGATCGCTGAGCTTGGTCTTGCTATCGAAGCTGGAATGACAGTAGAAGATATCGCGATGACGATTCATGCTCATCCAACACTTGCTGAAATCACTATGGAAGCTGCTGAAGTAGCTCTTGGAACACCAATTCACATTATTAAATAAATAGTAGAGAAGTCGCTTTTGCGGCTTCTTTTTTTTGAAGAAAAGCTATTTTTCATGGTAAGATTTGTTTGACAAAGGAGTGTTTGGATTGATAAATAGAAAAGCAATGGTTTTGGTAACCGCCCTGTTATTACTAGCGGCATGTGGAAATGACGATGAAGCAGTTACAAATAAGGAAGAAAAGACAGTTAAAGAACAAGTTGCAACTGAAGGAAAAAAAGCCGAAAAAGATGAAGAAGTAATTGAAACAAAAGAAGAAGCAGTTGAAGAAGAACCAAAAGAAGAAGTAACGTCGGAACCACAATATCGCATCAATCCTGCTAATTGGTCAGTACAACCTATAGCAGATGCTGCTGAAAAAGTAGTATTAGTAACTATTGATGATGCGCCGGATAAACATTCAATAGAAATGGCAGAAACATTGAAAAGTAAAGAAATTCCAGCAATTTTCTTCGTCAATGGTCATTTTTTAGATACAGATGAGGAAAAGCAACAGTTAAAAGAAATCTACGATATGGGCTTTGTAATTGGGAATCATACATATAGCCACGAAAATTTAAAAACTCTTTCTGAGCAGCAGCAGCAACAAGAAATTTTGGAGATTAATAAAGTTGTTGAAGAAATTACTGGAGAAAAACCAAAGTTTTTCCGTGCTCCTTTTGGCTCTAATACTGACTTTAGCAAACAACTTGTCGAAGACCAACAGATGGTTCTCATGAACTGGACCTACGGCTACGACTGGGAAAAAGACTATCAAGACGCTGCGGCATTAACAGAAATTATGGTTAATACGGAGTATTTAAATAATGGTGCTAATTTATTGATGCACGATCGAGATTGGACTGCAGAGGCATTACCCGGAATTATCCGAGGACTACAAGATAAAGGATATGGCTTTGTGGACCCGAAAACAATCGAAGGTATGTAAAAAAACGATCCACAGGTATTTTTCTGTGGATCGTTTTTTTAGGGTTCATTACGTAAACTTATGCCTGTCGAATCTACATGACTGCTTACGCTTTTCGTTGTCTAGACTCCAGCAGCCAGATTCTCGGGACATAAGCCACTCTGGCTGTGTGGCTGAAAACACGCCACTTCGCCAGTGCATCTTATGCCTGTCGAATCTACATGGCTGCTTACGCTTTTCGGTGTTACCTAATCGCTTGTTGTTCTTTTATAACCCGTAGCATTTGCAGTGTGTCGTCTTCTGGTCCTTGTACGGGTAACCCGGCAGCTACGTTCATATGGATATAGTTGATATTTTCTTGGGTGATGATTTCACCAGGAATGAAAATAGGGATACCGGGTGGGTAGACCATGATAAATTCAGCAGAAATGCGTCCGACTGCTTCATTGATTGAGATAACTTCTGTTGTTGCATAGAAAGCGTCACGTGGTGTCATTGCGAGTCTTGGAATGTCTGGCATCAATACGACAGGTTCGATGACTACGGCATCACTTTCTAAGGTCTCAGTCATACGTTGAAGTGCATTGATCAATAGATTTACTTCTTTGCGGCTATCGCCAATTGTGATGAGGCATAAAATATTATACAAATCGGAAAGTTCGATTTCAATATTAGCATTTTCTCTCAGCCATTCCTCGGCCTGATGTCCAGTAATACCTAAATTCTTTACACTGATTAATAGTTTCGTCGGGTCCATATCAAAAGTGGCGGACGAATTTAGTAATTCTTTACCCACACAGTGTAAATGAGGGATTTTGTTGATGCGTTTGCGCGCATCTTGAGCTAACCGAATCGTCCGATCAATCAAATCATAGCCATTGATTGCCAATTGACGGCGCGCAGTATCAAGAGACGCTAAGATTGGATAGGACGTCGACGTCGTCGTTAGCATAGAAAGCGTCGATTGTACGCGCTTTGGCGATACTAAACCTTCTCGTACATTTAGCACCGAACTTTGTGTCATAGATCCACCTAATTTATGGACGGAAGTTGCTGCCATATCCGCTCCTGCCGACATTGCGGAAATCGGCAATGACTTATGGAAATGAATATGAACCCCATGTGCCTCATCGACCAGAACAGGGACATTTCGCGAATGTGCAATATCGACAATCCGTTTTAAGTCAGCGGCTACACCGAAATAAGTCGGATTAATGACTAGTACGGCTTTAGTATCTGGGTATTCAACTAATGCTTTTTCTACTGCTTCCGCCGAAATTCCATGAGAGATACCAAGCTCAGGATCTACTTCAGGATGAATGAAAATCGGGATAGCACCAGCGAAAACAATAGCCGACATGATAGATTTATGGACATTTCTTGGCACTAGAATTTTATCATTGGGACCAACGACACTAAGAATCATTGTCATAATTGCGCCACTTGTACCTTGTACAGAAAAGAATGTATAATCTGCTCCAAAAGCTTCAGCAGCTAGCTCTTGCGCTTTTTTGATGGCACCTTTTGGAGAATGTAAATCATCCAAAGGAGCGATGTTAATTAAATCGATAGAAAGAATGTTGTCGCCGACAAATTCTCTAAAAGCTGGATCTACACCTTGCCCTTTTTTGTGGCCAGGAATGTGAAACTGGATTGGGTGCCGGTTTCGATGCTTGAGAAGCGCATCAAATAACGGAGTTTCTAATTGAGACAATGATAAGCCCACCTCGCTAAATAAAATGAAAACAAAATGAATTATAGCATGATGTACTCACCTATAGTACAAATTAAAAGGATTTTACATCGTGAAAGCGAATACATGAACAGATAGAGAGAAAAGGAGTGATTCGATGGAGTTCAAAACAAAAGTGACGGAACTATTAGGAATTCGTTATCCGATTATTCAAGGGGGGTTGGCTTACTTAGCCTATGCGGAACTAGCTGCGGCAGTGTCAAATGCAGGAGGACTTGGTCAAATTACAGCAATGAGTTTGTCAACGCCTGAAGAATTGAGAACAGAGATTCAAAAAGTAAGACAATTGACGGACAAGCCTTTTGGTGTTAATTTTGCAATTGGCGATCACGGTCGTTCGTTTTCTCATATGTTGAATGTAGCGATTGAAGAAGGAGTGCCGGTTGTTTCGATGACTGGTGGCAATCCGACGCCAATATTCGAGCAACTAAAAGAGACCAACATTAAAAAGTTGGTATTGGTTGCTGCAAAAAGGCAAGCTCAAAAAGCAGAAAGTCTCGGTGCTGATGCTGTTATGGTCGTGGGTCAAGAAGGTGGTGGGCATTTGGGGCGTGACGATATTGGGACAATGGTGCTAATTCCACAAGTGGTAGATGCTGTAAAGATTCCGGTTATCGCTTCAGGAGGAATTGGTGACGGACGGGGCTGGATGGCCGCTCTTGCATTAGGTGCTGAAGGAATTGAAATGGGCACACGCTTTATTGCCACAAAAGAATGCGTCCATGCCTCAGCAGCATATAAACAGCAGCTAATCAATAGTTCAGAGAACGATACAGTTATTATCAAACGCAGCATTGGTGCGCCTGCGCGAACGTTACGGAATAGTTGGACCGACAAAATTTTAGAGATTGAAAGTCACGCGCCCACTTATGAGGCTTTAAAAGAATACATTAGTGGTGAAGCCAACAAGCGTTTCATCTATAATGGAGAAACAGACCAAGGCTTTGGTTGGGCGGGACAAGTGACTGGATTGATCAAAGATGAGCCGACAGTTCAGGAACTGATTGACTCAATGGTCAAACAGGCTGAAGAAATCCGAGGCAAATGGTCAGTTACTAGATGAAATGAGGGATGAACAATGGATTATTCTTATCCATTTTCAATTGAATGGTCAACAGAAGAAATTATTGATGTTGTCGGTTTTTTTGAAGCAATTGAAATGGCTTATGAAAAAGGCATTACCCGACAAGACTTATTGACGCGCTATCGTAAGTTCAAGCAAGTAGTTCCTTCGATATCAGAAGAAAAAACCTATTTTCGTGAATTTGAAGAAGAAAGTGGGTATGTAGCCTTTCCGGTTATTAAAGAAATGAAAGCTGGAACAGGCGATGAAACCATCAAACTAAAAAACAAGTAATAAAAAAGAACCTGTAGCCTTAGCGGCTGACAGGTTCTTTTGCTGGTTGGAGCAAAGATGTATAAACAGGCAGTAAAGCTTGGAAAGTTTCTTCTGTGAATTGAAAAAATTGTTCCTTATTTAAAGAAGCGGCCTGTTCTCTAGTTAAATGGCGGCCAATTACAAATTCG is part of the Planococcus kocurii genome and encodes:
- a CDS encoding NAD(P)H-dependent flavin oxidoreductase, translating into MEFKTKVTELLGIRYPIIQGGLAYLAYAELAAAVSNAGGLGQITAMSLSTPEELRTEIQKVRQLTDKPFGVNFAIGDHGRSFSHMLNVAIEEGVPVVSMTGGNPTPIFEQLKETNIKKLVLVAAKRQAQKAESLGADAVMVVGQEGGGHLGRDDIGTMVLIPQVVDAVKIPVIASGGIGDGRGWMAALALGAEGIEMGTRFIATKECVHASAAYKQQLINSSENDTVIIKRSIGAPARTLRNSWTDKILEIESHAPTYEALKEYISGEANKRFIYNGETDQGFGWAGQVTGLIKDEPTVQELIDSMVKQAEEIRGKWSVTR
- the lpdA gene encoding dihydrolipoyl dehydrogenase, which produces MVVGDFPIETDTLVIGSGPGGYVAAIRAAQTGQKVTIVEKEYIGGVCLNVGCIPSKAMISVGHRFEEAQHSEDMGIIAKEVSLNFEKAQAFKDGVVKKLTGGVESLLKGNKVEILRGEAYFVDENTVRIMDDNSAQTYKFKNAIIATGSRPVEIPTFKFTKRVINSTGALALTELPKKLIVIGGGYIGTELGTAFANMGSEVTILEGTPDILAGFEKQMTAIVKKGLKKKGVEVITKASAKGVKETDSGVTVSYEAGGEEKTLEADYVLVTVGRRPNTDEMGLEELNLNMSDRGLIEVDKQCRTNISNIYAIGDVVAGLQLAHKASYEGKVAAEAIAGEKSEVDYMAIPAVCFTDPELASVGLSEEQAKEEGFEAAAAKFPFAANGRALSLNATEGFVKLVSRKSDGLLLGAQIVGAGASDMIAELGLAIEAGMTVEDIAMTIHAHPTLAEITMEAAEVALGTPIHIIK
- a CDS encoding aminotransferase class I/II-fold pyridoxal phosphate-dependent enzyme, with product MSQLETPLFDALLKHRNRHPIQFHIPGHKKGQGVDPAFREFVGDNILSIDLINIAPLDDLHSPKGAIKKAQELAAEAFGADYTFFSVQGTSGAIMTMILSVVGPNDKILVPRNVHKSIMSAIVFAGAIPIFIHPEVDPELGISHGISAEAVEKALVEYPDTKAVLVINPTYFGVAADLKRIVDIAHSRNVPVLVDEAHGVHIHFHKSLPISAMSAGADMAATSVHKLGGSMTQSSVLNVREGLVSPKRVQSTLSMLTTTSTSYPILASLDTARRQLAINGYDLIDRTIRLAQDARKRINKIPHLHCVGKELLNSSATFDMDPTKLLISVKNLGITGHQAEEWLRENANIEIELSDLYNILCLITIGDSRKEVNLLINALQRMTETLESDAVVIEPVVLMPDIPRLAMTPRDAFYATTEVISINEAVGRISAEFIMVYPPGIPIFIPGEIITQENINYIHMNVAAGLPVQGPEDDTLQMLRVIKEQQAIR
- a CDS encoding dihydrolipoamide acetyltransferase family protein; the encoded protein is MAFEFRLPDIGEGIHEGEIVKWFVKAGDTIEEDDILVEVQNDKAVVEIPSPVSGTVEEVLVAEGTVAVVGDILVRIDAPDAEEMSFKGSHGDKKEVAPEVKEETEEQVQAGTAESGGDVDKASAKEEEPKKQTGAGSQPQADSTEESDPTARVISMPSVRKFARDNDVDIKQVTGSGNNGRVLKEDVEAFKNGDQKAATPAVSEEVSQEVTEESTDKAAAPKAAVAPEGEFPETREKMSGIRKAIAKAMVHSKHTAPHVTLMDEVDVTELVAHRKKFKDIAAEKEIKLTYLPYVVKALVSTLREFPALNTSFDDETSEVIQKHYFNIGIAADTEKGLMVPVIKNADRKSVFAISDEINGLATKARDGKLSAAEMKGASCSITNIGSAGGQWFTPVINHPEVAILGIGRIAEKPVIKNGEIVAAPVLALSLSFDHRMIDGATAQHALNHIKRLLSEPELLLMEA
- a CDS encoding Cof-type HAD-IIB family hydrolase: MPKLLLLDIDGTLLDSHKKLPASAKEALQQARLNGHDLAIATGRGPFMITSILEELKIDTYITFNGQYISHNNKVVHKQAIEAKMLNEILAYAEQRNHPIVFMNEEKMVSSIDFHPDIEESIQTLKIPHPETEKDFHLNHEVYQALVFCEKEEEQQYHDAFKEVDFVRWHRVSCDISPKGGTKASGIKKLIRATGHSIEDTIAFGDGLNDLDMMDVAGYSVAMANGHEETKKRASYVTEHVDNDGLAKAFKHLKLI
- a CDS encoding YkyA family protein, with the protein product MKKTAVALSFFVIFLLTACSGSGIRGDLDQVLNDTFDAEEEYRAVQDDLEKREKTEQQLFEEIMALTQEEQDQVAKQAQTALDSADERLEFLKTEKESMQSAEENFTDIDKVIKAAEEVAVKADVEALKAKMKERFTAHSEFTKAYEKLIERQKELYEMLKKEETTLQLLQEKAAEVNEQNEQVQLAVTAFNEVTKQVNELKDATMKKIDESEE
- the pdhA gene encoding pyruvate dehydrogenase (acetyl-transferring) E1 component subunit alpha, with the translated sequence MAAKKSQQFDPVETLNAIEEKFEMVQILNEEGEIVNKEADPKLSDEDLQELMSRMVYTRILDQRSISLNRQGRLGFYAPTAGQEASQLASHFALSKEDFILPGYRDVPQLIWHGWPLHQAFLFSRGHFMGNQMAEGLNILPPQIIIGAQFIQATGVALGMQKRKKEAVAVTYTGDGGSSQGDFYEGINFAGAFRAPAIFIVQNNQYAISTPRELQTSAKTIAQKAVAAGIPGVLVDGMDPLAVYAVTRDARERAVKGDGPTLIETLCYRYGPHTMAGDDPTRYRTSDIDSEWEKKDPLIRFRKYLEAKGIWDEAKENEVIDKAKEEIKAAIKKADGAPKQKVSDLLELMYEDVPFNVQEQLDIYKAKESK
- the def gene encoding peptide deformylase, whose protein sequence is MIRMKDIIREGHPTLRKRSEEVKFPLSQEDRQLSKDLMEYVVDSQDDELAEKYDLRPGVGIAAPQINEAKRMFALHFDESTGEDLSLVAINPKIVSHSIEKAYLAAGEGCLSVDRAVPGYVPRYARITVKAFNPDGEEFKIRLTGLPAIAFQHELDHLNGVMFFDHINPTNPFAEIENAIVIGRDAAE
- a CDS encoding alpha-ketoacid dehydrogenase subunit beta; protein product: MAQLTMIQAITDALKTEMKNDENVLVFGEDVGNNGGVFRATEGLQKEFGEDRVFDTPLAESGIGGLAIGLALQGYRPVPEIQFFGFVFEVMDSISGQMARMRFRSGGSLTSPVTIRSPFGGGVHTPEMHADSLEGLMAAQPGLKVVIPSTPYDAKGLLISAIRDNDPVIFLEHMKLYRSFRQEVPEEEYTIPLGKADVKREGKDLTIIAYGAMVQESIKAAEELEKENYSVEVVDLRTIQPLDIETIIASVEKTGRAMVVQEAQKQAGIAASVVAEITDRAILTLEAPVLRVTAPDSIFPFSQAEEVWLPNAKDIIETAKKVLTF
- a CDS encoding polysaccharide deacetylase family protein, translated to MINRKAMVLVTALLLLAACGNDDEAVTNKEEKTVKEQVATEGKKAEKDEEVIETKEEAVEEEPKEEVTSEPQYRINPANWSVQPIADAAEKVVLVTIDDAPDKHSIEMAETLKSKEIPAIFFVNGHFLDTDEEKQQLKEIYDMGFVIGNHTYSHENLKTLSEQQQQQEILEINKVVEEITGEKPKFFRAPFGSNTDFSKQLVEDQQMVLMNWTYGYDWEKDYQDAAALTEIMVNTEYLNNGANLLMHDRDWTAEALPGIIRGLQDKGYGFVDPKTIEGM